In Nocardioides cavernae, a single genomic region encodes these proteins:
- a CDS encoding polyprenyl synthetase family protein, which yields MPVVDAALQQRLVERMARIEEMLADHCRGRAQFVSEAAAHLMMAGGKRFRPLLVLLAAEAGPDPDADAVDTAACVVELTHVASLYHDDVMDEASLRRGAHTANARWDNNVAILTGDFLFGRSSELTAELGPEAVLIQARTFTRLVEGQIMETVPPGPGEDPLEHYLDVVAGKTGSLIATSARYGAMFSGARPDVVEALSSYGEIVGSAFQLTDDILDIASESDTSGKTPGTDLREGVPTLPVLMAQASTDPADARLLSLLGRPLTDDAEHAEALELMRRHPAMDQARDHVLAEAARAKKLLEALDPGPVRTALESFADIVATRSS from the coding sequence ATGCCCGTCGTCGACGCCGCTCTCCAGCAGCGGCTGGTCGAGCGGATGGCGCGCATCGAGGAGATGCTCGCCGACCACTGCCGGGGACGTGCGCAGTTCGTCTCGGAGGCGGCGGCGCACCTGATGATGGCCGGTGGCAAGCGCTTCCGCCCGTTGCTGGTGCTGCTCGCCGCGGAGGCCGGCCCGGACCCCGACGCCGACGCGGTCGACACCGCCGCCTGCGTCGTGGAGCTCACCCACGTCGCCTCGCTCTACCACGACGACGTGATGGACGAGGCGTCCCTGCGCCGCGGCGCCCACACCGCCAACGCGCGCTGGGACAACAACGTCGCGATCCTCACCGGCGACTTCCTGTTCGGGCGCTCTTCCGAGCTCACCGCCGAGCTGGGACCCGAGGCGGTCCTGATCCAAGCGCGTACCTTCACCCGGCTCGTCGAGGGCCAGATCATGGAGACCGTTCCGCCCGGCCCGGGCGAGGATCCGCTGGAGCACTACCTCGACGTCGTCGCCGGCAAGACGGGCTCGCTGATCGCCACGTCCGCCCGCTACGGCGCGATGTTCAGCGGCGCCCGCCCGGACGTCGTCGAGGCCCTGAGCTCCTACGGCGAGATCGTGGGCTCGGCCTTCCAGCTGACCGACGACATCCTCGACATCGCCTCGGAGTCCGACACGTCCGGCAAGACGCCCGGCACCGACCTGCGCGAGGGCGTACCCACCCTCCCCGTCCTCATGGCCCAGGCCTCCACCGACCCGGCCGACGCCCGGCTGCTGTCGCTCCTCGGCCGCCCGCTGACCGACGACGCCGAGCACGCCGAGGCCCTCGAGCTCATGCGCCGGCACCCGGCCATGGACCAGGCCCGCGACCACGTGCTGGCCGAGGCCGCCCGCGCCAAGAAGCTCCTCGAGGCCCTCGACCCCGGCCCCGTGCGCACGGCTCTCGAGTCGTTCGCCGACATCGTCGCGACCCGCTCGTCCTGA
- the nuoN gene encoding NADH-quinone oxidoreductase subunit NuoN, giving the protein MTEFVKPSVEYFELWPLLAVFGVACLGVVVEAFLPRSIRYTAQVVLALGGLVLALVGVVLVAQKVQTHDDGAARGVLTVGGTIAVDGPSLFIWGLVLALAIAGVLLFAERHLDGGVSAFAGQAAAVPGTDAETASIAANREHTEVYPLMMFAVFGMMLFPAANDLLTMFVGLEVLSLPLYLLSGLARRRRLLSQEAALKYFLLGAFSSGFFLYGAALLYGFAGALDFASINEAVRNDVGNQTLLLIGTGLLSVGLLFKVGAVPFQAWTPDVYQGAPTPVTAFMAAGTKVAAFGAIMRLFYVALGADRWSWQPMLWIIAVLSMFVGAALAITQTDIKRLLAYSSVAHTGFILTGVLGLQAADQLAVGEISSVQAVLFYLATYGFATIGAFAVVSLVRDGGGETTAIDRWAGLGKESPVVAGVFAFFLLAMAGIPLTSGFVGKLAVFSVALAAGAWPVVVAAVIASIIAAFLYVRVIKVMYFDEPIGDGPSVAYPSVLTATTIAVGAAITLVLGVLPGPVLDLAAVAGEFIR; this is encoded by the coding sequence GTGACCGAGTTCGTGAAGCCCAGCGTCGAGTACTTCGAGCTCTGGCCGCTGCTGGCCGTCTTCGGTGTCGCCTGCCTCGGCGTCGTCGTGGAGGCGTTCCTCCCGCGCTCGATCCGCTACACGGCCCAGGTCGTGCTGGCGCTCGGTGGCCTCGTGCTCGCCCTCGTCGGCGTGGTGCTGGTGGCGCAGAAGGTGCAGACGCACGACGACGGCGCCGCGCGCGGCGTGCTCACCGTCGGCGGGACGATCGCAGTCGACGGGCCGAGCCTCTTCATCTGGGGCCTCGTCCTCGCGCTGGCCATCGCCGGAGTGCTGCTCTTCGCCGAGCGGCACCTCGACGGCGGGGTGTCGGCGTTCGCCGGCCAGGCTGCCGCCGTGCCGGGCACCGACGCGGAGACCGCGTCGATCGCGGCCAACCGCGAGCACACCGAGGTCTACCCGCTGATGATGTTCGCGGTCTTCGGCATGATGCTCTTCCCGGCGGCCAACGACCTGCTGACGATGTTCGTCGGCCTCGAGGTCCTGTCGCTCCCGCTCTACCTGCTGAGCGGCCTCGCCCGCCGCCGCCGCCTGCTCAGCCAGGAGGCCGCGCTCAAGTACTTCCTCCTCGGTGCGTTCTCGTCGGGCTTCTTCCTCTACGGCGCGGCACTGCTCTACGGCTTCGCCGGCGCCCTGGACTTCGCCTCAATCAACGAGGCGGTGCGCAACGACGTGGGCAACCAGACCCTGCTGCTCATCGGCACGGGTCTGCTCTCGGTCGGCCTGCTCTTCAAGGTCGGCGCCGTGCCGTTCCAGGCGTGGACGCCCGACGTCTACCAGGGCGCCCCGACCCCGGTCACCGCGTTCATGGCGGCCGGCACCAAGGTCGCGGCCTTCGGCGCGATCATGCGCCTGTTCTACGTCGCCCTCGGTGCGGACCGCTGGTCGTGGCAGCCGATGCTGTGGATCATCGCCGTGCTGTCGATGTTCGTCGGTGCCGCGCTGGCCATCACGCAGACCGACATCAAGCGCCTGCTGGCGTACTCCTCGGTCGCCCACACCGGCTTCATCCTCACCGGCGTCCTCGGCCTGCAGGCCGCCGACCAGCTGGCCGTCGGCGAGATCAGCTCGGTCCAGGCCGTGCTCTTCTACCTCGCGACCTACGGGTTCGCGACGATCGGCGCCTTCGCCGTGGTGAGCCTGGTCCGCGACGGCGGCGGCGAGACCACCGCGATCGACCGGTGGGCCGGCCTCGGCAAGGAGTCGCCGGTGGTGGCTGGGGTGTTCGCCTTCTTCCTGCTGGCGATGGCGGGCATCCCGCTCACCTCCGGCTTCGTGGGCAAGCTCGCGGTCTTCTCCGTGGCCCTCGCGGCGGGCGCCTGGCCCGTCGTGGTGGCGGCCGTGATCGCGAGCATCATCGCGGCGTTCCTCTACGTCCGGGTCATCAAGGTCATGTACTTCGACGAGCCGATCGGCGACGGCCCGAGCGTGGCGTACCCGTCGGTGCTCACCGCGACGACGATCGCCGTCGGTGCCGCGATCACCCTCGTCCTCGGCGTGCTGCCGGGGCCGGTGCTGGATCTCGCGGCTGTTGCGGGAGAATTCATCAGGTGA
- a CDS encoding NADH-quinone oxidoreductase subunit M yields MILTVLILLPLVGALVTAFVPAAVARLVGLGFAAATLVVGVVVAAQYNAGDGMQLTETRTWIESLGVHYALGVDGLGLLMVLLTVVLVPIVLLAGWHESEAPGNNGAKAFFAWTLGLEAMSLAVFTATDVLLFYVVFEATLIPAYFLIGGFGRSGRGRAATKFLIYQLAGGLIMLASVIGLYVVSANAGNPSFLISDLAALDIDETTQRWLFVGFFIAFAIKAPMFPVHTWLADTTEKATTGTSVLLVCILDKIGTFGMLRFCLGLLPDASQWATPVVIVLALISIVYGALVAIAQDDVLRLIGLTSLSHFGFIVLGIFVFSSNGSSGAILYMVNHGIATALMFLVAGFLIRRTGTASIREMGGVEKAAPVLAGFFLVGGLAAAGLPGLSPFVSEMLVIIAAFDHHWLVGSVAVLAIVLAAFYALWMYQRTMTGPDRVGVEPVADLDRREVGILAPLLLALLLFGFYPMPLLDVINPFVHESLASVGIGQEGGPQ; encoded by the coding sequence ATGATCCTGACTGTCCTGATCCTGCTGCCGCTCGTCGGCGCCCTCGTCACGGCCTTCGTGCCGGCCGCGGTCGCCCGGCTGGTCGGCCTCGGCTTCGCCGCCGCGACCCTCGTCGTCGGCGTCGTTGTCGCTGCGCAGTACAACGCCGGCGACGGCATGCAGCTCACCGAGACCCGCACGTGGATCGAGTCGCTCGGCGTCCACTACGCCCTCGGCGTCGACGGCCTCGGCCTGCTGATGGTCCTGCTCACGGTCGTCCTCGTGCCGATCGTGCTGCTGGCCGGCTGGCACGAGTCGGAGGCACCGGGCAACAACGGCGCGAAGGCCTTCTTCGCCTGGACCCTGGGCCTCGAGGCGATGTCGCTGGCGGTCTTCACGGCCACCGACGTGCTGCTCTTCTACGTCGTGTTCGAGGCGACGCTGATCCCGGCGTACTTCCTGATCGGCGGCTTCGGCCGGTCCGGCCGGGGCCGTGCCGCGACCAAGTTCCTCATCTACCAGCTCGCCGGCGGGCTCATCATGCTCGCCTCGGTGATCGGGCTCTACGTCGTCTCCGCCAACGCGGGCAACCCGAGCTTCCTGATCAGCGACCTGGCCGCGCTCGACATCGACGAGACCACGCAGCGCTGGCTGTTCGTCGGCTTCTTCATCGCCTTCGCGATCAAGGCGCCGATGTTCCCGGTCCACACCTGGCTGGCCGACACGACGGAGAAGGCGACCACCGGCACCTCGGTCCTGCTGGTCTGCATCCTCGACAAGATCGGCACCTTCGGCATGCTGCGGTTCTGCCTCGGGCTGCTGCCCGACGCCTCGCAGTGGGCGACGCCGGTCGTGATCGTGCTCGCGCTGATCTCCATCGTCTACGGCGCGCTGGTCGCCATCGCCCAGGACGACGTCCTGCGCCTGATCGGCCTCACGTCGCTCTCGCACTTCGGCTTCATCGTGCTGGGCATCTTCGTGTTCAGCTCGAACGGCAGCTCCGGCGCGATCCTCTACATGGTCAACCACGGCATCGCGACGGCGCTGATGTTCCTCGTCGCCGGGTTCCTGATCCGTCGCACCGGCACCGCGTCCATCCGTGAGATGGGCGGGGTGGAGAAGGCAGCCCCGGTGCTGGCCGGCTTCTTCCTCGTCGGTGGCCTCGCCGCGGCCGGTCTCCCCGGCCTGTCGCCGTTCGTGTCCGAGATGCTCGTCATCATCGCCGCGTTCGACCACCACTGGCTGGTCGGCTCGGTCGCCGTCCTCGCGATCGTCCTCGCCGCGTTCTACGCGCTCTGGATGTACCAGCGGACGATGACCGGACCCGACCGGGTCGGCGTCGAGCCGGTGGCCGACCTGGACCGGCGCGAGGTGGGCATCCTCGCCCCGCTGCTGCTCGCGCTCCTGCTGTTCGGCTTCTACCCGATGCCGCTGCTCGACGTCATCAACCCGTTCGTCCACGAGTCGCTCGCGAGTGTGGGCATCGGCCAGGAGGGTGGTCCCCAGTGA